A genomic region of Oncorhynchus mykiss isolate Arlee chromosome 16, USDA_OmykA_1.1, whole genome shotgun sequence contains the following coding sequences:
- the LOC110491410 gene encoding cone cGMP-specific 3',5'-cyclic phosphodiesterase subunit alpha'-like codes for MGDKDSVEKYLENNPQFAKEYFDKKLSPEVIATTFAENLKDQSSFKDVSQIQEANIIYDLVKEMQSQIVMEKVLHKVLQRVCLILNADRCSYFGLRARNGIPELTTTLFNVTPTSKYEENLVNPANEIVFPIDMGVVGYTAHSKKMHNIPDVTKNNRFSDFVDKQTGYKTKNMLSFPMMADKECLGVAMALNKIGAEEFSKADEELWNKYLVFAQVIATQHHTAYMFNVESRKGQVLLWSASKVFEELTDIERQFHKALYTVRIYLNCERYSVGLLDMTKEKEFYDEWPVKLGDVPPYSGPKTPDGREVIFYKIIDYLLEGPKEEIKVIPGPPIDHWALVSGLPTYVSENGYICNMMNVAADEYFTFQKEAVDESGFIIKNVLSLPIVNKKEEIVGIATFFNRKDGKPFDEHDEQITEALTQFLGWSVLNCDTYDRLNRMEWRKDIAQEMLMCQTRCTNTEMQSILNTKEKFDADPEDCDQKEMYKLLRSNCPVAIDVDLLLFSFSDFPVTEHGLIMCGIRCFFELNVVEKFKVPAETLTRWMYTVRKGYRDITYHNWRHGFNVGQTMFCLLQTGRLRKYYSDLDAFAMVAAAFCHDIDHRGTNNLYQTKSGSPLAKLHGSSIMERHHLEYSKTLMAEESLNIFVNLQKRQFETVQHLFDVCIIATDLALYFKKRTMFQNIVNATEPMETEKDKIDHISNNPIRKEIIMAMMMTGCDLSAITKPWDVQSKVALMVAAEFWEQGDLERTVLDQQPIPMMDRNCAAELPKMQCGFIQFVCAFVYKEFSRFHVEITPMFDGLNINLKNWKELADIHAAKMAAIEEEKKKLEAPPADEVPEGGKSKTCTIA; via the exons ATGGGAGACAAGGATAGTGTGGAGAAGTACCTGGAGAACAATCCCCAGTTCGCCAAAGAGTACTTTGACAAAAAGTTGAGCCCCGAAGTGATCGCGACAACGTTCGCAGAAAATCTCAAAGATCAATCTTCCTTCAAAGATGTCTCCCAAATTCAGGAGGCCAACATCATCTATGACCTGGTCAAAGAAATGCAATCGCAAATCGTTATGGAAAAGGTATTGCACAAGGTCCTGCAGAGGGTTTGCTTGATTTTGAACGCAGACCGGTGCAGTTACTTTGGTCTTCGAGCTAGAAATGGAATACCTGAGCTTACAACGACGCTCTTCAATGTCACCCCTACCTCCAAATACGAAGAAAACCTTGTCAACCCCGCTAATGAGATTGTGTTTCCAATCGATATGGGTGTAGTTGGATACACAGCGCACTCCAAAAAGATGCACAACATTCCGGATGTTACAAAG AATAACCGCTTCAGTGACTTTGTGGACAAGCAGACAGGATACAAAACCAAAAACATGCTCTCATTCCCCATGATGGCTGATAAGGAATGCCTTGGTGTTGCCATGGCACTAAACAAAATTGGGGCTGAAGAATTCTCAAAAGCCGACGAGGAA CTCTGGAACAAGTACTTGGTCTTTGCCCAAGTCATTGCCACGCAGCATCACACTGCATACATGTTCAACGTGGAATCCAGGAAAGGTCAG GTCCTTCTGTGGTCTGCCAGCAAAGTATTTGAAGAGTTGACAGACATTGAGAGACAGTTCCACAAAGCTCTGTACACTGTGAGAATCTACCTCAATTGTGAAAGATACTCCGTGGGCCTCTTGGACATGACCAAAGAGAAG GAGTTCTACGATGAGTGGCCAGTGAAGCTGGGAGACGTACCACCGTACAGCGGACCAAAGACCCCCGACGGAAGA GAAGTCATCTTCTACAAGATCATCGACTATCTCTTAGAAGGACCCAAAGAGGAAATCAAAGTCATACC GGGTCCTCCTATTGACCACTGGGCCCTGGTGAGTGGGCTCCCCACTTACGTGTCAGAGAACGGCTAT ATTTGTAACATGATGAATGTTGCCGCTGATGAGTACTTCACGTTCCAG AAAGAGGCTGTGGATGAGTCAGGTTTCATCATCAAGAATGTCTTGTCCCTTCCCATCGTCAACAAAAAGGAAGAAATTGTGGGTATTGCCACTTTCTTCAACAGGAAAGATGGTAAACCATTCGATGAGCACGACGAACAGATCACTGAG GCCCTCACCCAGTTCCTGGGATGGTCGGTGTTGAACTGCGACACATACGACAGACTGAACAGGATGGAGTGGAGAAAGGACATCGCCCAGGAGATGCTCATGTGTCAGACTAGATGCACCAACACAGAAATGCAGAGTATCCTG AACACAAAGGAAAAGTTTGATGCGGATCCAGAGGACTGTGACCAGAAAGAGATGTACAAACTCTTG AGATCAAATTGTCCTGTGGCCATAGACGTCGACCTGCTACTGTTCTCCTTCAGTGACTTCCCTGTGACTGAGCACGGCCTCATCATGTGCGGGATTCGCTGCTTCTTTGAGCTGAACGTGGTGGAGAAGTTCAAAGTGCCAGCAGAG ACCCTCACGCGATGGATGTACACTGTCCGGAAAGGTTACCGTGACATCACCTACCACAACTGGAGACACGGCTTCAACGTGGGCCAGACCATGTTCTGTCTTCTACAG ACTGGCAGGCTGAGGAAATATTACTCTGACCTGGATGCCTTTGCCATGGTGGCCGCTGCATTCTGCCACGATATTGACCACAGGGGGACCAACAACTTATACCAGACAAA GAGTGGATCGCCTTTAGCCAAACTACACGGCTCCTCCATCATGGAGAGGCACCATTTGGAGTATAGCAAGACGCTCATGGCTGAGGAG AGCCTGAACATCTTTGTGAATCTCCAGAAGCGTCAGTTTGAGACTGTACAGCACTTGTTTGACGTCTGCATCATTGCCACTGATCTGGCCTTGTACTTCAA AAAAAGAACAATGTTCCAGAACATTGTGAACGCCACTGAGCCAATGGAAACCGAGAAGGATAAAATCGATCATATTTCCAACAACCCAATCAGGAAGGAAATTATCAT GGCCATGATGATGACAGGTTGTGACTTGTCTGCCATCACCAAACCATGGGATGTCCAGAGCAAG GTGGCTCTTATGGTCGCAGCTGAGTTCTGGGAGCAAGGTGACTTGGAAAGGACCGTTCTCGATCAGCAACCCATT CCCATGATGGACAGAAACTGTGCGGCGGAGTTACCCAAGATGCAGTGCGGTTTCATTCAGtttgtgtgtgcgttcgtgtACAAG GAATTCTCAAGGTTCCACGTAGAGATCACCCCCATGTTTGATGGGCTGAACATCAACCTAAAGAACTGGAAAGAGCTGGCCGACATCCACGCCGCCAAGATGGCGGCCATCGAGGAAGAGAAAAAGAAGCTTGAGGCACCACCAG CAGATGAGGTCCCAGAGGGGGGAAAGTCCAAGACCTGCACCATTGCCTAA